A genomic stretch from Chitinophaga agri includes:
- the fabF gene encoding beta-ketoacyl-ACP synthase II — translation MQTLKRAVITGLGALTPIGNNVTDFWNNLVAGKSGAARITKFNPDAFRTQFACELKDYDPTAVLDRNDIRKTDPFTQYALVAAQQAVTDSGLDFSKMDPFDSGVIWGSGQGGMLTFEEQVKEYTNGNYLPRFNPFFVPKLIANMASGMISIRFGLMGINYTTVSACATSNTAIMDALNYIRLGKAKVIITGGSEAPITEASVGGFCAMKAMSTRNDDPATGSRPFDTERDGFVMGEGAAALVVEEYEHAVARGAHIYAELVGAAMTADAYHMTATHPEGLGALQAMKFALKDAELQPADVDYLNAHATSTPVGDLSELAAIRQLFGEAPAHLSISATKSMTGHLLGAAGAIEAIAAILSINNDIIPPTINTTQLDPAIPAGLPIVLKEAIHKKVSVAMSNTFGFGGHNGIVVFKEVK, via the coding sequence ATGCAAACACTTAAAAGAGCAGTCATCACCGGCCTTGGCGCCCTTACTCCGATAGGGAACAACGTGACTGACTTCTGGAACAACCTGGTAGCAGGTAAAAGCGGAGCGGCACGTATCACGAAGTTCAATCCCGACGCTTTCAGGACACAGTTTGCCTGTGAACTCAAAGACTACGATCCGACTGCTGTCCTGGACAGAAATGATATACGTAAGACAGACCCGTTTACACAATATGCACTGGTAGCTGCACAACAGGCCGTGACCGACTCCGGACTGGACTTCTCCAAGATGGATCCATTTGATAGTGGTGTGATCTGGGGTTCCGGACAGGGAGGTATGCTCACCTTCGAAGAGCAGGTAAAAGAGTATACCAATGGTAACTATTTGCCACGCTTTAATCCTTTCTTCGTACCCAAGCTGATCGCGAATATGGCCTCCGGTATGATCTCTATCCGCTTCGGATTAATGGGCATCAATTATACGACGGTATCTGCCTGTGCAACGTCGAATACAGCTATCATGGATGCGCTGAACTACATCAGACTGGGGAAAGCGAAAGTCATCATTACCGGCGGTTCAGAAGCACCGATCACAGAAGCTTCCGTAGGTGGATTCTGTGCGATGAAAGCGATGTCTACCCGTAACGATGATCCAGCCACCGGCTCCAGACCTTTTGATACAGAAAGAGATGGCTTCGTGATGGGAGAAGGCGCTGCGGCCCTTGTAGTAGAAGAGTATGAACATGCAGTGGCCAGAGGCGCACATATCTATGCAGAGCTGGTAGGTGCTGCCATGACCGCGGACGCCTATCATATGACGGCCACACATCCGGAAGGATTAGGCGCATTACAGGCCATGAAGTTTGCATTAAAAGATGCGGAGCTCCAACCTGCGGACGTAGATTATCTGAATGCACACGCCACCTCTACGCCAGTCGGCGACCTGAGTGAACTGGCAGCTATCAGACAATTATTCGGCGAAGCACCTGCTCATCTTTCTATTAGTGCGACAAAATCCATGACGGGCCATCTATTGGGTGCTGCCGGTGCAATAGAAGCCATCGCTGCTATTCTCAGTATCAACAACGACATTATTCCTCCTACTATCAATACGACACAACTGGACCCTGCCATTCCGGCCGGATTGCCGATCGTACTGAAAGAAGCCATACATAAAAAAGTAAGTGTGGCAATGAGTAATACTTTCGGTTTCGGAGGACACAACGGCATCGTCGTGTTCAAAGAAGTGAAGTAA
- a CDS encoding TetR/AcrR family transcriptional regulator produces the protein MQDTKEKIVALADQLIRTRGYNAFSYKDISDPLEIKNAAIHYHFPTKTDLGIAVIDTETERFRVHTAKWAAMPEDKQLKQLFDTFGSKHKQGFVCLMGTLSPDYKTFPEPLQEKVTGMSAAFTDWTAQCLDNGRKKGLFQFDGEPYDRALLVLSNLLASLLMSRVMGPKAFNKITGQLLKDLLKK, from the coding sequence ATGCAGGACACAAAAGAGAAAATAGTTGCGCTGGCGGACCAGCTGATCAGGACCAGGGGCTATAATGCCTTCAGTTACAAGGATATATCCGATCCGCTGGAGATAAAGAACGCCGCCATCCATTATCATTTTCCGACAAAAACAGACCTGGGCATTGCAGTTATTGATACTGAAACTGAACGTTTTAGGGTACATACTGCGAAGTGGGCCGCTATGCCTGAAGACAAACAGCTGAAACAACTATTTGACACTTTCGGCAGTAAACATAAACAGGGATTCGTATGCCTGATGGGGACTTTATCACCCGACTATAAAACCTTCCCGGAACCGCTGCAGGAAAAGGTAACGGGCATGTCTGCCGCCTTCACTGACTGGACGGCACAGTGCCTTGACAACGGCAGAAAGAAAGGACTCTTTCAGTTTGATGGCGAACCCTATGACAGGGCCTTACTCGTACTTAGTAACCTGCTGGCCTCCCTGCTGATGAGCAGAGTAATGGGGCCGAAGGCGTTTAATAAAATAACAGGTCAGCTATTAAAAGACCTGTTGAAGAAATAA
- a CDS encoding sensor histidine kinase, translated as MNRRRTLRKRLRDAEQQLRLTRLALKQARENYHKMVEEVKDYAILMLDLDGNILNWNKGAEKIKGYTASEIIGKNFRLFYTAKDRTAQVPELLLDAALNDGRVQHEGWRVRKDGTLFWSNVTITAMHDPDRQVTGFLKITHDLTENRLAEENHHLYTEKLENKNRELEQFTYIASHDLQEPLRSISSLAEMIVEQYQGKLDEDADTYLRFITQSVNRMSQLIKGLLDYSRLGKAELDSQVDCNEIMGTVIADLRSAIHDSNAIINIKQLPVLSAYPMELKLLFQNLLSNAIKFRDRNRQLYVNVSACLTDEGWRFQFQDNGIGLDPRFKEKIFEIFQRLHSKSAYEGTGIGLAHCKKIVAMHNGRIWVDSVPGEGSQFYFTISV; from the coding sequence ATGAACAGGCGACGCACGCTACGTAAACGACTCCGGGATGCGGAACAACAACTACGACTAACCAGGTTGGCATTAAAACAGGCCAGAGAGAACTATCATAAAATGGTAGAGGAAGTAAAAGACTACGCTATCCTCATGTTAGATCTGGATGGTAATATACTCAACTGGAACAAAGGAGCAGAAAAGATCAAGGGATATACCGCCAGTGAAATTATCGGTAAGAACTTCCGGTTATTCTACACCGCCAAAGACAGGACTGCCCAGGTACCTGAACTACTACTGGACGCTGCCCTCAATGATGGGCGCGTACAACATGAAGGATGGCGGGTACGCAAAGACGGCACCCTTTTCTGGAGCAATGTGACCATCACCGCCATGCATGATCCAGACCGGCAGGTGACAGGCTTTCTGAAAATCACCCATGACCTGACTGAAAACAGACTGGCAGAAGAAAACCACCATTTATATACAGAGAAACTGGAGAATAAGAACCGGGAACTTGAACAATTCACCTACATCGCCTCCCATGACCTGCAGGAACCATTACGCTCCATCAGCAGTCTGGCAGAAATGATCGTAGAACAGTACCAGGGAAAGCTTGATGAAGATGCAGATACCTACCTGCGATTCATTACACAGTCGGTTAACCGTATGAGTCAGCTGATAAAAGGACTCCTGGATTATTCCCGGCTGGGCAAAGCGGAGCTGGATAGTCAAGTGGATTGTAACGAGATCATGGGGACGGTGATTGCCGATCTCCGGTCCGCCATTCATGACAGTAACGCCATCATTAACATAAAACAGTTACCTGTACTAAGCGCTTACCCGATGGAACTTAAGCTGTTATTCCAGAACCTGCTGAGCAATGCGATTAAATTCCGTGACAGGAACCGGCAACTATATGTGAATGTTTCTGCCTGTCTCACCGATGAAGGGTGGCGCTTTCAATTTCAGGATAATGGCATCGGCTTAGATCCCAGATTCAAAGAGAAGATCTTCGAGATATTCCAGCGGCTGCATAGCAAATCGGCGTATGAAGGCACCGGCATCGGCCTTGCACACTGCAAAAAAATTGTAGCCATGCATAACGGAAGGATCTGGGTAGATTCTGTACCAGGAGAAGGCAGTCAGTTCTATTTTACTATTTCCGTATAA
- a CDS encoding response regulator: MKRKLNSILLIEDDEATNFINQMVIKRLDCAEHVHVSWNGADALDYLKHCTITTAAPPPELILLDINMPGLNGWEFLEEYTKLKNDAGNNIVVVMLTTSLNPEDKHRATANPHVTAFKNKPLTPSLMEEILSQHFYMQ, translated from the coding sequence ATGAAACGAAAACTAAACTCAATTTTACTCATCGAAGACGATGAGGCAACCAACTTTATTAACCAGATGGTCATCAAACGGCTTGACTGCGCGGAGCATGTGCACGTTTCCTGGAATGGCGCGGATGCACTGGATTACCTGAAACACTGTACGATAACAACCGCAGCACCGCCACCAGAACTGATCCTGCTGGATATTAATATGCCCGGGCTAAATGGATGGGAATTCCTCGAAGAGTATACGAAACTAAAAAATGATGCCGGAAATAATATAGTGGTTGTCATGCTGACAACCTCCCTCAACCCGGAAGATAAACACCGCGCCACTGCAAACCCGCATGTCACCGCGTTCAAAAACAAACCACTGACACCTTCGCTTATGGAAGAGATCCTGTCACAGCACTTTTATATGCAATAA
- a CDS encoding DUF3823 domain-containing protein produces MNRILSLHIPALLLLALVIGCKKDNYEKPSSTLSGKVVYEKDAIGLRSNGVQLELWQKGFELFTKIPVYVAQDGTFSASLFDGAYKLVRLPGNGPWVNNTDSIDVTVSGNTVIDVPVQPYFVVRNAAISKAGSTALTATFSIGKVSDGRALESVTLFVGKTSIVDAVNNLGSVAVNGADITDITVPVTINMNIPGSLTGQSFFYARVSIKTAGVAEQIYSQPVKIE; encoded by the coding sequence ATGAACAGAATACTATCTCTGCATATACCGGCATTGCTATTACTGGCGCTGGTAATTGGTTGTAAGAAGGACAATTATGAGAAGCCATCCTCGACACTGTCCGGCAAAGTGGTGTATGAGAAAGACGCGATCGGCCTTCGTTCCAACGGCGTGCAGCTGGAATTATGGCAGAAAGGGTTCGAGTTGTTTACAAAGATCCCTGTGTATGTAGCGCAGGATGGTACATTCTCCGCCTCTCTGTTTGATGGGGCATATAAGCTGGTTCGCCTGCCTGGAAATGGACCATGGGTGAATAATACGGACTCTATTGATGTGACTGTGAGCGGTAACACGGTGATAGATGTACCGGTGCAACCTTACTTTGTAGTGAGGAATGCTGCTATCAGCAAAGCGGGATCAACAGCGCTGACGGCGACCTTTTCCATTGGTAAGGTATCTGATGGCAGGGCGTTGGAGTCGGTGACACTTTTTGTGGGTAAGACCAGCATAGTTGACGCAGTTAACAATCTGGGATCAGTAGCGGTAAATGGAGCGGACATTACCGACATAACAGTACCTGTGACAATTAATATGAATATTCCCGGCAGTCTTACCGGACAATCTTTCTTCTATGCCCGTGTAAGTATCAAGACAGCAGGGGTTGCAGAGCAGATCTACTCACAACCTGTTAAGATTGAATAG
- the egtB gene encoding ergothioneine biosynthesis protein EgtB, with the protein MQLKNDFNTVRKRSMHICAPLKTEDYVVQPVVDVSPPKWHLGHTTWFFETFLLKPHFPGYKEFDPNYNFVFNSYYETVGARVIRTDRGNLSRPAVEDVMRYREHVDKAMLSFLDTPLSDELRTLVVLGLNHEEQHQELLYTDIKYILGHNPLMPAYADTAVDTYQTPASDEPFVQMEAGLYDIGYKGDGFCFDNELGRHTVYLQQYSIATQLVTNAEYLEFMEAGGYTDFRHWHAEGWDWVKTNEVRAPLYWHHVDGQWQQYTWQGLQPVNGNDPVCHISYYEATAFASWKGLRLPTEFEWEAASAQFSWGQRWEWTESAYLPYPGFVKAPGAIGEYNGKFMVSQMVLRGSSEVTPPNHSRATYRNFFHPGLRWQFTGIRLAK; encoded by the coding sequence ATGCAATTAAAAAATGATTTTAACACCGTGCGGAAAAGGTCCATGCATATCTGCGCGCCGCTGAAAACAGAGGACTATGTGGTACAGCCGGTTGTTGATGTGAGTCCACCGAAATGGCATCTCGGACACACTACCTGGTTCTTTGAAACGTTTCTTTTAAAACCGCACTTCCCTGGTTATAAGGAATTTGATCCAAATTATAACTTCGTATTCAATAGCTATTATGAAACAGTAGGCGCACGCGTCATACGTACGGACAGAGGTAATCTCAGTCGTCCTGCGGTAGAAGATGTGATGCGTTACCGTGAGCACGTAGATAAAGCCATGCTGTCCTTCCTTGATACACCATTGAGTGATGAACTGCGTACACTGGTTGTATTAGGACTCAATCACGAAGAACAGCACCAGGAACTGCTGTATACAGATATCAAGTACATACTTGGTCATAATCCGCTGATGCCGGCTTATGCTGACACGGCAGTCGATACTTATCAGACACCTGCATCCGACGAGCCTTTCGTACAAATGGAAGCAGGCCTGTATGATATCGGGTACAAAGGAGACGGCTTCTGTTTTGACAACGAACTGGGCAGACATACCGTATATCTTCAGCAATACAGTATAGCCACGCAACTGGTCACCAACGCGGAATACCTGGAGTTCATGGAAGCGGGCGGTTATACAGATTTCCGTCACTGGCATGCAGAAGGCTGGGATTGGGTAAAGACAAACGAAGTCAGGGCACCACTCTACTGGCATCATGTCGACGGGCAATGGCAACAGTACACCTGGCAGGGATTGCAACCGGTGAATGGCAACGACCCGGTGTGTCATATCAGCTATTATGAAGCGACAGCATTTGCCTCATGGAAAGGACTCCGTTTACCAACAGAATTTGAATGGGAAGCAGCATCTGCACAATTTTCCTGGGGACAACGCTGGGAATGGACAGAAAGCGCCTACCTGCCTTATCCGGGGTTTGTAAAAGCACCCGGCGCAATAGGCGAATACAATGGTAAGTTCATGGTCAGTCAGATGGTCTTACGCGGTAGTTCGGAAGTAACACCGCCTAACCACAGCCGTGCCACCTACCGCAATTTCTTCCATCCGGGGCTGCGCTGGCAGTTTACCGGCATCAGACTGGCGAAATAA
- a CDS encoding L-histidine N(alpha)-methyltransferase has product MATTSVMHTVLVPVKQDRREIFFQDVIRGLSAKSKYLDSKYFYDAEGDRLFQEIMRCHEYYPTNCEMEILQEQSAAISQTILAHTSRFDIVELGAGDATKSIHLLKELLNTGKDFTYYPVDISANVITQLEQSLPAQLPSLKVNGLNGEYFDMLKEANVLSAKNKVILCMGGNIGNFTPAEARKFCRQLRSCLQPGDLLMIGFDLKKHPQIILDAYNDSAGITRDFNLNLLKRINRELDGNFDITKFGHYPTYDPGTGACKSYLVSLEEQDVRIGEQTIHFDLHETIYMEISQKYDLEAAEQLATLSGFETVGNFFDQKKWFADSMWLCV; this is encoded by the coding sequence ATGGCCACCACCTCTGTAATGCATACAGTATTAGTTCCTGTGAAACAGGACAGGCGGGAGATTTTCTTTCAGGATGTGATCCGCGGACTCAGTGCAAAGAGTAAATATCTGGACTCCAAATATTTTTATGATGCGGAGGGCGACCGCCTATTCCAGGAGATCATGCGTTGCCATGAATACTATCCGACCAACTGCGAAATGGAAATATTGCAGGAACAGTCAGCAGCCATCAGCCAGACCATTCTTGCACATACCAGCCGTTTTGACATCGTAGAACTGGGAGCGGGTGATGCGACCAAATCCATACATCTTTTAAAAGAACTACTCAACACCGGAAAGGACTTCACGTACTACCCGGTAGATATATCCGCTAACGTGATCACGCAGCTGGAGCAGTCATTACCCGCACAACTGCCATCACTGAAAGTCAATGGGCTGAACGGTGAATACTTTGATATGCTGAAGGAAGCAAATGTCCTATCTGCAAAGAATAAGGTTATCCTCTGCATGGGTGGTAACATCGGTAATTTCACGCCGGCAGAGGCCAGAAAGTTCTGCCGGCAGCTGAGAAGTTGCCTTCAGCCTGGTGACCTGCTGATGATCGGCTTTGATCTTAAAAAACATCCGCAGATCATATTGGACGCGTATAATGACAGTGCAGGCATTACACGTGACTTTAACCTGAACCTGCTGAAGCGGATCAACCGGGAACTGGACGGCAATTTCGACATTACGAAATTTGGCCACTACCCTACCTATGATCCGGGTACAGGCGCCTGCAAAAGCTATCTGGTTAGCCTGGAAGAGCAGGATGTACGCATAGGAGAACAAACGATCCATTTTGATCTGCACGAAACGATCTACATGGAGATATCACAGAAGTACGACCTGGAAGCAGCAGAGCAACTAGCCACCCTGTCTGGCTTCGAGACGGTAGGGAATTTCTTTGATCAGAAGAAATGGTTTGCGGATAGTATGTGGCTGTGTGTGTAA
- a CDS encoding RagB/SusD family nutrient uptake outer membrane protein, which produces MKRNYIYSLMVTGLFLLTSCMKDWLDREPRTILSDEQVWNDPKQIVALLANFYDRIPAESGLTDINDGADGRLFQWRNMANYDEGMWSGQSNEDGRNNITSYGFNSWYLWNYTYIRDINLALENIEKYGVSLSATAKQQYSAELRFLRALNYFNLVKRMGGVPLVTTQLIYDYSGNVSNLQLPRAKESEVYDFIAAEVDAIKEVLGNAGSTTRANKYTALALKSRAMLYAGSLAKYNGLMAAPITMPGGEVGIPAALAESYYQKALAASKEIINGGPYTLYKNNPDAGENFYEAVTKKANNKEVIFVKDFLLPTRKHWFSYDNIARGVREDNLGSSSVVPSLNLVESFEYKDGSNGALKIRTADNSDFIYYDNVSDVFANKDARLYGTIIYPGTSFKSLAVSIQAGVMVWNSGRNAYDVVEGSDLGTTYSDGKLLTGTSGPHRSIQEVSNTGFYLRKYIDPNDKTSTRGVQSDVWWVWFRLGEIYLNAGEAAFELGLTGEALTYINALRERAGFGMNSLTSLTIARIRNERRVELAFEDHRLWDLKRWRLADKVWNGSSSNPDAMIYALYPYRVIRPGDANRDGKYVFVKMVAPRFRAPRFFQLGNYYTAIDQSVLNNNPKIIKNPFH; this is translated from the coding sequence ATGAAACGAAATTATATATACAGCCTGATGGTAACAGGTTTGTTCCTGCTGACCAGTTGTATGAAAGACTGGCTGGACAGAGAGCCACGTACCATCCTCTCCGATGAACAGGTATGGAACGACCCTAAACAGATCGTCGCTTTGCTGGCGAATTTCTATGACAGGATCCCTGCGGAGAGTGGATTGACAGACATAAACGACGGTGCTGACGGCAGGTTATTCCAGTGGCGTAACATGGCGAATTATGACGAGGGAATGTGGAGTGGACAGTCCAATGAAGATGGCCGTAATAACATCACTTCCTATGGCTTTAACAGCTGGTATCTCTGGAACTATACATATATCAGGGATATTAACCTGGCGCTGGAGAACATTGAGAAATATGGTGTGTCACTATCTGCAACGGCAAAGCAGCAGTACTCCGCGGAACTGCGTTTCCTGCGTGCATTGAATTACTTCAATCTGGTAAAGAGAATGGGCGGTGTACCATTGGTTACTACACAACTGATCTATGATTACTCAGGTAATGTGAGCAATCTGCAATTACCACGCGCGAAAGAGTCAGAAGTATACGATTTCATCGCGGCCGAAGTAGACGCTATTAAAGAAGTCCTGGGTAACGCCGGTAGCACTACCCGCGCCAACAAATACACGGCGCTGGCATTGAAAAGCCGTGCGATGCTATATGCTGGTTCACTGGCAAAGTACAATGGTCTGATGGCCGCACCTATTACAATGCCTGGCGGAGAGGTCGGTATTCCGGCCGCGCTGGCAGAGAGCTATTATCAGAAGGCACTGGCTGCCTCCAAAGAGATCATTAATGGCGGGCCCTATACCCTTTATAAGAATAACCCCGATGCCGGTGAAAACTTCTACGAGGCGGTGACTAAAAAAGCGAATAACAAGGAGGTGATCTTTGTGAAGGACTTCCTGTTGCCGACCCGCAAACATTGGTTCTCTTATGACAACATCGCCCGCGGCGTAAGAGAAGATAACCTGGGATCATCGTCTGTTGTGCCTTCACTGAACCTGGTGGAGAGCTTTGAATATAAGGATGGGTCAAATGGTGCGTTGAAGATCCGGACTGCTGATAACAGCGACTTTATCTATTATGATAACGTGTCAGATGTCTTTGCAAATAAAGATGCGCGTTTATACGGTACGATCATCTATCCCGGAACATCGTTTAAAAGCCTTGCTGTATCTATCCAGGCAGGCGTGATGGTATGGAACAGCGGACGTAATGCCTATGATGTGGTGGAAGGCAGCGATCTGGGTACGACATACAGTGATGGCAAATTACTGACAGGCACGTCCGGTCCTCATCGTTCCATACAGGAGGTTTCTAATACCGGTTTCTATCTGCGTAAATACATCGACCCGAATGACAAAACCAGTACCCGTGGTGTTCAGAGTGACGTTTGGTGGGTATGGTTCCGTTTGGGAGAGATCTATCTGAATGCAGGAGAGGCCGCTTTTGAACTGGGACTGACCGGCGAGGCGCTGACGTATATCAATGCACTACGTGAGAGAGCTGGCTTTGGTATGAATAGTCTGACATCGCTGACCATCGCGCGTATCCGCAATGAGCGCAGGGTGGAGCTGGCGTTTGAAGATCACCGGCTGTGGGACTTAAAACGCTGGCGGCTGGCCGATAAAGTATGGAATGGAAGTTCCTCTAATCCTGACGCCATGATCTATGCTTTATATCCGTATCGTGTGATCCGCCCGGGAGATGCGAACCGTGATGGCAAGTATGTGTTCGTGAAAATGGTGGCCCCGCGATTCAGGGCGCCGCGTTTCTTCCAGTTGGGGAACTATTATACAGCGATCGATCAGTCGGTGCTGAATAATAATCCGAAGATCATCAAGAATCCATTCCATTAA
- a CDS encoding DinB family protein, with amino-acid sequence MSNEHNHDKEVVKTLEALLTGGHAHATFDDAVKGLPAELRGVIPEGIPYSIWQLVEHIRITQWDILEFSRDAKHQSPRWPEGYWPKETAPVDDAAWKRSLSQIKSELKEFVALLKAPDAELYKPFAHGDGQHLFREALLIADHTSYHTGEIIVIRRLLGAWK; translated from the coding sequence ATGAGTAACGAACATAATCATGATAAAGAGGTGGTAAAAACGCTTGAAGCGCTATTGACAGGAGGACATGCTCATGCCACCTTCGATGATGCCGTAAAAGGGCTGCCTGCTGAGCTGAGAGGGGTAATACCGGAGGGGATCCCATATAGTATCTGGCAACTGGTAGAACATATCAGGATCACACAATGGGACATATTGGAGTTTTCAAGAGATGCGAAACATCAGTCCCCCAGGTGGCCGGAAGGATATTGGCCGAAGGAAACGGCTCCGGTGGACGATGCGGCCTGGAAACGTAGTCTTTCGCAGATCAAAAGCGAACTAAAGGAGTTTGTTGCATTACTGAAAGCGCCGGATGCGGAATTGTATAAGCCTTTTGCCCACGGTGACGGACAGCATTTGTTCCGGGAAGCATTATTGATTGCAGATCATACGAGTTATCATACAGGGGAGATTATTGTGATCAGACGGTTGCTGGGGGCGTGGAAGTAA
- a CDS encoding DUF3820 family protein: MEFAQPDREIFNQLVTMKMPFGKYKDVLLCDLPVSYLEWFQRKGFPDGKLGMLLATVYEIKLNGLTGLLTPLKGK; the protein is encoded by the coding sequence ATGGAATTTGCGCAACCTGACAGGGAGATATTTAATCAGCTGGTGACCATGAAGATGCCATTCGGCAAATACAAAGATGTGTTGCTTTGCGATCTGCCTGTATCCTACCTGGAGTGGTTCCAGCGGAAGGGATTTCCTGACGGAAAACTGGGTATGTTGCTGGCGACAGTGTATGAGATAAAACTGAACGGCCTTACGGGGCTGCTCACTCCCCTTAAAGGGAAATAG